In the Kitasatospora terrestris genome, one interval contains:
- a CDS encoding ABC transporter substrate-binding protein has product MTSHSTAATRVITSLALATACSLALTACGSSKADTPADGKAAAPAAAATSINGVTISTDPKLTERLPEAIKKAGKVRVATDLPYPPFEMYIAEGSKEITGIDYDLGQAIGARLGVKFEFASQKFDGLLPAVQAGKFDAVMSAMTDKKEREQAVDFVDYINAGPGWLVKKGNPDGIKVVTDVCGKSVSVQTGTNHQKILEQRQELCKQQGRPPITVLAFPKDSEAQLALRAGKVSADFLDEVTAAYVADTADGGTTFETVVGKEAVGPTSSSPIGIGVAKSVPGLKEAIQAALQSLMDDGSYGKILAGYHVSNIAIPKATINGALD; this is encoded by the coding sequence ATGACCTCGCACAGCACCGCTGCGACCAGAGTGATCACCTCCCTGGCCCTGGCGACCGCCTGCAGCCTCGCACTCACCGCGTGCGGCTCCTCCAAGGCCGACACGCCGGCGGACGGCAAGGCCGCGGCCCCGGCCGCCGCGGCCACCTCCATCAACGGCGTCACGATCTCCACGGACCCCAAGCTCACCGAGCGGCTGCCCGAAGCGATCAAGAAGGCCGGCAAGGTCCGGGTCGCGACCGACCTGCCGTACCCGCCCTTCGAGATGTACATCGCCGAAGGAAGCAAGGAGATCACCGGCATCGACTACGACCTGGGACAGGCGATCGGCGCCCGACTGGGCGTCAAGTTCGAGTTCGCGAGCCAGAAGTTCGACGGCCTCCTCCCCGCGGTGCAGGCGGGCAAGTTCGACGCCGTCATGTCCGCCATGACGGACAAGAAGGAGCGCGAGCAGGCCGTCGACTTCGTCGACTACATCAACGCGGGCCCCGGCTGGCTCGTCAAGAAGGGCAACCCCGACGGCATCAAGGTCGTCACCGACGTGTGCGGCAAGAGCGTCTCGGTGCAGACCGGCACCAACCACCAGAAGATCCTCGAGCAGCGCCAGGAGCTGTGCAAGCAGCAGGGCAGGCCCCCGATCACCGTCCTCGCCTTCCCGAAGGACTCCGAGGCGCAGCTGGCGCTGCGGGCGGGCAAGGTCTCCGCGGACTTCCTCGACGAGGTGACGGCGGCGTACGTGGCGGACACGGCGGACGGGGGCACCACGTTCGAGACCGTCGTCGGCAAGGAGGCCGTCGGGCCGACGAGCTCCTCCCCGATCGGGATCGGTGTGGCCAAGTCGGTGCCAGGTCTGAAGGAGGCCATCCAGGCGGCGCTGCAGTCGCTGATGGACGACGGCTCCTACGGCAAGATCCTCGCGGGCTACCACGTGTCCAACATCGCGATCCCGAAGGCGACCATCAACGGCGCCCTCGACTGA